In Camelus bactrianus isolate YW-2024 breed Bactrian camel chromosome 5, ASM4877302v1, whole genome shotgun sequence, the DNA window TTGTTTATAGttaaaaacgaaaacaaaactGCCCTTTTAAAGAATCATAAGGCTCAAATTTATATACTAGCTGCTCCTTAGATTCTTGACAATGTACAAATTTCTCTGAGAGGGAGTATTCATATCTCtagaatttgaagaaaaatagcAGGACTTGTAAATGTTCAgtgaaataatgtaaataaagtgccttaaaatcataaaatattaccGAAAAGTTTgtaattaggatttttttcctataataatacagcttttctttgttttattcttagcAATATGTTAAGGATACCTGTAACAAGGACCTTAATAGGCCTTTCTAAGTCTCCTAAAGGATGTGGtgagtatttttttatttgcatttatggGCACTGGACTTTGTATCTTTGTAAATTCTTAGGTCTGTGGTATGTTTCTTGAAAGACCCTAAACTCGTAATTTAAGTAAAAATAGAAACAGTGGCCCAAGTTGAATagtcattttcaaaatataactttaaacCGTTTATAGAAATTATCGTGGAATAGAAAATAGTAGGAACTGTCCATCAGTGCCAAAATGGGAAAAGCAGTCATTCTGCTTTTGAGAAGTGGTCTTCCCGTGAACGTATTTTCAGTGATATTAAAAGTTTCAATCTAAACTGCTGTTAAAAGTAGACAAACATATTTGGTATTCAAGATTAGAAAAGCTTTCTtccaattcagtatttttaaagtttgcatCTAGTGAAAAAGAGGGGAATAgtatataatgaagaaaaatttaaaggtatAGGTTAGAGTGAGTTAATCCATTGTCCTCTGCTATAATAAATTgaattctgttaatttttttcacctcAATATTTTTGATGTTCAGCTCGAACAACTGCCACAGCAGCAAGCAACTTGATTGAAGTATTTGTTGATGGTCAGTCTGTCATGGTGGAACCAGGAACTACCGTCCTCCAAGTAGGCgtgcatttttattctttatttttgtgtatgttctaatttttaaaaagtttattttctttatactgtttatttacttctaaaattttcaagatttcttgacaaatgtTCATTAAAGAACTACAGATagtaaaattatatgaaaataagtTTGATTTGAAATATTGGCATTTCAGAATAAGCTGTCATTTATCCGTTTCTGACTTTCTTAGTGAAGTGTGGCAGttcttttgttttacttctgcCTTACAAATAAatacctatttaaaaattttactttaccTAAATATTATTAGTTAACATAGGTAAGTTCGAGGAAGAGGTAACCTTTGTTTGTTGTGAGCCTTTTGATGCTTTTCACTTTTACATAACCTTTCTATTTTTAGTAATATTTCTAAGAATGTGTCCTACAAAGCAGGTAAATGGTTCTTAAATTCGTGCTCTAAATATTTACTTTCTCCAAATTCCCCCAGAACTGACAAAATTGGTCATGGAAGTAATActtcatttcatctgtaaattacTATAGCACTAAATGCTCTTTATTCATTTTAGGAGTAATTTCTAGACTATCTGCCAGGTGTAGACATGTAAACAATAAAAGTATcatataacaaaaatatattcaaggtCCACTGGAGAATATTTTGGCATGTATAGGAGGTGATAGAAAGAGATGTCAGAAACATTTCAGGTAATCCCTGAGGCGATTTGAAAGGATAGGTAGGTGTTTATATGTGGACAAGGAAGCTTCAAGTAATTTGGTATTGATGGAACATAAGGTATATGTAGAAAGGGAGATAATAGGTAATTGGGTTATTCTGGTAGAGGTTGAGTCATGAAAGAAGATACATATAATGTTAAAGAGCTTGTAGTTTGACCCATCAGGAGTTTTCATGGCTATTAAGCAGGATGACAGTGACTGTAGAGGATGATGGTTTGGAGGATAGTAAGATTAGAGTGAGAGACAAAGAGTGTATCTTGCAATAGCGGAGTAGGAAATAAAAAGGCCTAAAATGGTGGCAGTGGGAATGAAAACAAGAGGGTATATTCAAGGGAGAATGAGATATAGACAGGCCTTAATGATGAAGAGCAGAGGAGTTTTTGTGATTCCTGGTGGTGGTAGCTTATTTGGGGATGTATAGTAGAAATTTTTAACTGTCTATGGAGCTTACTCATGCAAATACCTATTTAAAGCTTGGAGAAGTGGAGGACTGTCAGGGCTGCAGATGAAGGTTTGAGTGTAATCATCATATGTAATGTGAGCTAGTGTGAGGGCTGGGACAGTTGGCCCACTGCATCTAGCGCATAGAAAGACTCGATACATTTTTGCTAAGtagttaaaatattgaaaattgaTGGCTGAGCTTTAGAATGAAGGCTCAGGATGGAAGAACTAATTCTACAGGAaatttaaatacatgtataggCTCAGAGAAGAAGCAAGAATAATTGGTAGAGCAGAACTAATCTCCCTCACTAGGCAAATGGGAACTGGGAAAAGAGCTTCAGTCAGCAGTGGGAGTGAGAGACCTGGGTGGGATATATGGAGCCAAAGATAGAACCAGATCATAGCCAGCCAGATGGTATGAAATGCAATCTAATTCAAAGAAAGAGAGCTAGTCAAGGAGAAAGTCCAGGTATGAAACCACTGGGATATAGTTTGAAGGGGAAGTCTTTGTGGACAGTAGTTCAGAGTAGAAATGGGGAGTTAAGCCTTCAGCACAGTCTTTATCCAGTGTCTTCCACACAAGGTGTAGGCTTAGTGAGGATCTTTAGAGAGGTAGCTTCAGAGTGGACGGGGTTTGGAATCAAGAGCAAAGAACAGGAGGGAAATCTCTTTGGGGATGAAGTAAGAATGAAGATACCGATATTTATAGATAGGCAGGAGATGGCCTCATGTTGGATTCTttgtttgtgtttcctttttcctgtgtTTAGACAAGGATAAGTTCAGGTTATTCTATagcaaaaatttttaactttgtcTTCTAGGCTTGTGAGAAGGTTGGCATGCAGATCCCTCGATTCTGTTATCATGAAAGGTTGTCAGTTGCCGGAAACTGCAGGATGTGCCTTGTTGAAATTGAGAAAGCGCCTAAGGTACTTGATATCTAAAATTCCACACCATGCTGTAGAAGGTAGAAAACTTTAAATCTTGCAGCAAACTTTATTTAGAATCAATTTTGTGGTAGTGGAGAATCTAGTCCTGTTTACTTCTATCTGTAAATTAATTCTTTGTGTGATTGATTCTCTCATTTCAAAACTGGAAACACATcagtgaaagtgctttgtaaatgcTGCAAGTGCCATATAATTGTAACACTTAGAAATTAAAGGGGGCTTCTTGGAGTGGTCAGTATTTCCACATGACTATATAACACACAACTAGGATGTGGAGTTGCCAGGCAGCACATTAGAAGTGATTATGCTGTGCCATTTTCACTAGACAATAGGGTTGCAGTGAAGAGGTTCACATTCAGTTTTATTGTTTTGGCTCTTGCAGTTCTAATTCAATAGTGCCTGCTAATCAAAACACGGTTATTTGATGTTCTGTTTCAGAGTCTCTTAGGAAAAAATTGCATTGattattagaataaaattaaGAGGATATCTTATTTGTTTCTAAGAGAAATGTAAAATGCCAGATTATCatattataaatatgaaaactAAGAAGTTCAGTCTTCAGAAATACTCTGttctttccttgttttcaaatgtataatgtttttatattttggattacttaattacaaataaatacaaatacagatTTTTGCATTGAAATTCCAGGTTGTAGCTGCTTGTGCCATGCCAGTAATGAAAGGTTGGAATATCCTGACAAACTCAGAGAAATCTAAGAAAGCCAGGTACTTTATTGTTAACTCAGCATAATGACTTCTAAGAGCAGAAATGGCACATTTCAGGAAGTAGACCCTCCCATAGATGAGAAATTCGGTATCAAAACTGTGAACAAGTTTGGATGTTTGGCTTCTAGGAGCAGTGGAAGTGAGTACACAGTAAAGGAGGTAAAGTCAGGTGTTTGTGGCTTTGAGCCTAGATTGGTATCAGCGTTAAAATTCCATGTTTAAAACCTTGCTCAATTTGTGATGAACAGTGAGTCTGGGGCTTATTGAACTGAGTTTATTGCAGTGATATTGTACTGTACTATACTGGCTGTGGTTGGGCTTGTTTTTGCTTtgcatttgtgtttttgttttaaattaatgtgAATGTTTTCTGAGGACCATTCAGCAACTTTTGGTAACTCTGTATTGTTAAAAGTCATAATTTTTTAGATTCTCTAATGATACTTTATTCTAGACTCCTATAAACATTTTTTAGATTACGTATTTAATGCTAATGATAGTTACATTGGCATTTCTGTAATAAATGTAAAGTAAATACTATTTGAGAGCATACATCTGTGATGGTTATTTAAATAACTTATATGTAAACCATTTTGAATGCCAGCGATtgacatcattttatatattataattttccaTACAGAGAAGGTGTGATGGAGTTCTTATTAGCAAATCACCCATTGGACTGTCCTATTTGTGACCAAGGAGGTGAATGTGATTTGCAGGTATGTAGTCTAAGTTTGTAAATCTTCTTGGTTGTCTCAAGTTCTAATTTTGATAGCAAAATTAGATTAATGCTTTCATAATCTACTTAAGGATCAGTCCATGATGTTTGGAAGTGATAGGAGCCGATTTTTAGAGGGGAAACGTGCTGTGGAGGACAAGAACATTGGGCCATTGGTAAAAACCATTATGACTAGATGTATACAGTGTACTCGCTGCatcaggtaattttttttccttgtctcttCTGGAATGTCATACGTATACTTATTTAATAGTCACAAAATTTGGTGGAATAACGACACTGGAAAGGAGGgcaacttctattttttttatttttatttttgaggggggaggtaattaggtttattcatttacttattaattttttttagaggaggtagtggggattgaactcaggatctcatgcatgctaagcatgtgctctaccacttgagctacaccctctccccagaTGGCAGCTTTTATTGGTGGGAGAAGAGGAATGTTGTTTTCAGTTGTTTCTTGCATAAGCCAATAAAATGAATAAGTTTCCACTTTTGCTTAATATCAACTTTAGCtggatttaaaaatcaaaatgtacaagCATTAACTGTGGTAACTTGCTGAGCTATACTCATGATTTGTGCAGTTTTCCGTATGTGTATTATACTTCAAATTaaatgcaaacatttattgaataatttttttattcagGGACTATGTTCAccattgaaaatatatttgtatcttttaaGTGTTTTGAAAATCATTATCTCTTGGTGGTAATGATAGGAAAGGAGGTCATTTTGCTGGGTTTGACCATTTGATGGTACATTTTTATCTTGCAGATTTGCAAGTGAGATTGCAGGAGTAGATGATTTGGGAACAACAGGCAGAGGAAATGATATGCAGGTTGGCACATACATTGAAAAGATGTTCATGTCTGAACTTTCTGGAAATATCATTGACATATGCCCTGTAGGTGCCCTGACCTCTAAGCCCTATGCCTTTACCGCCCGGCCTTGGGAAACAAGGTATTCATCATTGTTGtattttttgtcctttatttcactactattcaaaaaaaaattaaggttcaTTTTCCTCCTGAGTTCTGATTGTTTTGGTGTGCTAAGTTTTTGATTGCTGTAAGTAAAACCCTTTTAATGGAAGATAAGTTGTTAGGTTGAAGGATAGGATGAACCTGTTCAAATTACTGTGGTTTTCTTGGAAATTAACTCCAAAGTACTTAACCACAAAATTGTTTTATTCACTTGTACTTCCACGGAGTAAGAttgtcctgatttttaaaaatttatagtttcctctcattgtattttaaatttttaaccaTGTATACATACCATACTTTATTTAATCAGTTTCTATTAATAgacatttagtttattttttttataattacaaaTCTATGGTAAACAtgattatttatacattttcttagATATCTCTGATTCTTCTGATTAAACCAAGAAATGTAATAGTCACaataaatttgaatatttttaaggttCTAGAAACGTATCACATCAAATTGCGCTCCAATTTTAAACTTCTATCAGAGTATATGGGAGTATCTTAAAATTGAAGACTTTAAACCATGTATTTATGTATACAAAAGGTTTCAGGGGTTGAGTGCAGGGGGGGAGAGAGTACATAACTGAAATGTTTACGCAGAaagttttttctcctctcttgagGCTTCTATAATGCATGTGTTGCTACACTTAAGTGTTGTGCCACAGGTGTCTGagattctattcatttttcttaattttttctctttgcttttcaaattGGATAAATTCTGTTGATCTGTTGTCAGGtttattccttcttttatttGCCATCTCAAATCTGCTATTCAGCCCCAGTAGTGAATTTTTTATTAGTCACACTTTCCAacttcagaatttctgtttggttcttttttataatttgcaTATCCTTATGAGAATCTCTACTTATTGATTCATGGTTTCatatttctctttaatatttaaacttggttttccttagtttttaaaatatatttcaatactcttgtttttatttttaagcagggCTTCTTAGgggttgcttctgtgtctgtaTCACTTAGTAGTCAGATACTCAGAATCCTTGAGCCAATAAAGTTTCCATCCCCTGCCTGTTAATCTATGTGGATAGAAATGCATATTCAAAGTTCAGGCTGTTTTCAAGTCTGCCCAGCTTGTACTTTGCATGGGCCTTTTCATCTCTGTGTTGTTAAGGAGTGTGTGAACAGCGTGGGCTCTCTCTAGTCTCAGTTGGCATTATGTGCAGCCTCCCCTAGGAATGCTTGCCCTGACTGCAGCCTCAAACCAGTAGACCGTTGGCTTTCCTCAGCTCAGTGACCTCCAGGATATCACTTTCACAGACAACTTTCCCCATTTCTCCAAATTGAGTGACTCTTTGTCTGCagtaaagacactcctatcatCAGAGCTTGCCCCATCCTGGCAGAACCTCCAGTTCAAGGTGGTGTGAAAGGGGATAAGAATAGTCTCAAGCCAGAACAGCACTGATTTCCTCTGTTCTTACTCGAAGTTTAGCAGTTTTTCCACACATAAAAGCTTCTTGTGATGTTGTATATATACTTTTGGTAGCTCTCCAAAGAACTGAGTTGGTTACTTTTGTCAGTTTTGCCTagctttatttttgcttttggtgggGAGGATTTGTCAAGCTCCTTAACTAGCCATATGCAGAAATCCTACCcctcttattatttattttgatactcaGATTATCCCAGATTTGGCTATTTGGTGCCCTTCCAGTTGGCTTCTGTATTAGATAAtagttttaaagattttatttttgcattatgATCTATTCAGATATGAGAGTATAAATCACAATTCCTCTAAGTTccattatttttagaaattcagaaaggAAAGTAATTGCAGAATTTGTTGGTTTTGGTAAACTGGTAACaaattttttccttattctcaaaagcaatatagtaaatatatgtgttttattttcttagaaagaCAGAATCCATTGATGTGATGGATGCAGTTGGAAGTAATATTGTGGTCAGCACAAGAACTGGAGAGGTGATGAGGATTTTGCCAAGGATGCACGAGGACATCAATGAAGAATGGATCTCTGATAAAACCAGGTACATGCCATATTGTTTCCTTTAAGTTTTGCAATTGACTTAAAGAAACTtttataattatctttattttaaagagctatattttatatttgcaaGTTAATGAATATAGACTATTGATATCTGTACTGTTTATATAGAGAATTGGACAAAATTGACATTAATAGCCCTGTGTGTATCACTGGCTTTCATAGTAATTTTGAGAAGTACCTTTTTTCCTCCCAGATGGAGAAGTTGAAATAAATTAAGGTACTTAATCTATTTCAGTTTGTCTCTGTCTCATTGGAGAACAGAAGCTAAATATAAGTCACAGTTGGCACAAcataattttgatgaaatatctAGAGATGCtcaagttttataaataaaaatggtttGGCTTTCTTAGCTaccaatttttttgtgtgttacaACAATTTTAAGATTATTCAATTAACTGAAAATTATAAGAACTCAAACTTTATAGGTGGTATTATAGTTTTAGGTGAtactcataaaatatttattagttaaACTCCCCAAAAAACCTGGAATAATTATTTGTGTCCAAGTATTTATTATTCTAATTAACACTTGAACCAATCCTgtatttaaataacatttcttttagattttaaagTTCAAAGTTATGGTTGCCTCTTCAGCAGCATTCACAAATGATGTAATTTCTGTTATCTAGATTTGCCTATGATGGGCTAAAACGTCAAAGACTTACCGAGCCGATGGTCAGAAATGAAAAGGGGCTTTTAACGTATACCACCTGGGAGGATGCGCTCTCTCGTGTAGCTGGAATGGTAAAAGATTGAAatatagaataaatatatttgtgaTTTCCAAGGGACATCTTTGTAATGAAGAGGGGATGTGTTTGTCTTCACTTCTTTCCTCTTGCCAAGATTACCTTCCATTTAACCAACATTTATGGAGAACTGCATGCCAGATGTCATGCTAGATGTAGGGATATAAAGACCTCTAGTACATGGTTCCGGCCTCCCACAATCTTGTAGTAGGAATAGATGCATAATTAGGCAGTTATTGTATGCTATTTTGATGGTTGTGCAGCAAATGATACATGCGAGAGCACACTGGAGGGATGCCTAACCAGGGCTAGCATGTTATCTAGGTAAGGTGACTCCTTAGACAAAGGCTAAGCATGAATACAGGCTTACCAGAGCAGAAATGAGGGGAATGGCTTTCTGGTCATAGAAAAACAATATCCATAAAGGGTTTAAAGGAATGACAGATACTTCAGAAGAAGTTGTATTTAATTATAGCTCCACAGTTTTCATCCTTCAGACATCATTTTGAGGCCCCTTTGTTCCCAATTTAAAACAAACAGCTTTATTCCAAGCTGATGTTATTAGCCTTGGCCCCACATACACTTCTGCTTTTCACTTTTAGATTAATGGTGCAAAACTTTTTAGTCAGATGTTTGTTGCTTTTTTTGAACTTGAAAATGACtgcattactgttttgttttctgaacaaTTCATTGTGGTCTTTTGCTCAGTGAAGGTTTCTTGATGATACCCTTTTCATCCATTTTTAGTTGCAGAGTTTTCAAGGCAGTGATGTGGCAGCAGTTGCAGGTGGCTTGGTGGATGCTGAAGCCCTGGTAGCTCTCAAAGATTTACTTAATAGAGTGGACTCTGACACCCTGTGCACTGAAGAGGTCTTCCCCACTGCAGGAGCTGGGTGAGAAATTTGAAGCTAGAATCtaggctttctttcttttatttcccctGTTACAAGTTGTGTTTAAACCAACACATCTATAGCATCTATGATTTATATGTGATAACTGGGATACTCCAACATTCCTGCTACTTTATTTTCACATATAGAACAAAGTCAAACCAGGACCTGTTACAGAATTCAATTATTAATAAGTATCTGAACCTTCGATGTAAGTTAAGGATACTTCATAAAACTTTTTTGTCTGGAGTGCCATGGGTTTGATGACATAAGAATATTTCATAGATTGTCGGTGTGCATTAG includes these proteins:
- the NDUFS1 gene encoding NADH-ubiquinone oxidoreductase 75 kDa subunit, mitochondrial, which encodes MLRIPVTRTLIGLSKSPKGCARTTATAASNLIEVFVDGQSVMVEPGTTVLQACEKVGMQIPRFCYHERLSVAGNCRMCLVEIEKAPKVVAACAMPVMKGWNILTNSEKSKKAREGVMEFLLANHPLDCPICDQGGECDLQDQSMMFGSDRSRFLEGKRAVEDKNIGPLVKTIMTRCIQCTRCIRFASEIAGVDDLGTTGRGNDMQVGTYIEKMFMSELSGNIIDICPVGALTSKPYAFTARPWETRKTESIDVMDAVGSNIVVSTRTGEVMRILPRMHEDINEEWISDKTRFAYDGLKRQRLTEPMVRNEKGLLTYTTWEDALSRVAGMLQSFQGSDVAAVAGGLVDAEALVALKDLLNRVDSDTLCTEEVFPTAGAGTDLRSNYLLNTTIAGVEEADVVLLVGTNPRFEAPLFNARIRKSWLHNDLQVALIGSPVDLTYRYDHLGDSPKILQDIASGSHPFSQILKEAKKPMVVLGSAALQRNDGAAILAAVSNIAQKIRMSSGVTGDWKVMNILHRIASQVAALDLGYKPGVEAIRKNPPKVLFLLGADGGCITRQDLPKDCFIIYQGHHGDVGAPIADVILPGAAYTEKSATYVNTEGRAQQTKVAVTPPGLAREDWKIIRALSEIAGMTLPYDTLDQVRNRLEEVSPNLVRYDDVEGANYFQQANELSKLVNQQLLADPLVPPQLTIKDFYMTDSISRASQTMAKCVKAVTEGAQAVEEPSVC